A segment of the Corylus avellana chromosome ca2, CavTom2PMs-1.0 genome:
gctcggctcgtatattttttattaagtaataaataacaatatataatcaatattactcatttactcaataataacaaatatattatatacctttgtttttttttttttgttatttatatatatNNNNNNNNNNNNNNNNNNNNNNNNNNNNNNNNNNNNNNNNNNNNNNNNNNNNNNNNNNNNNNNNNNNNNNNNNNNNNNNNNNNNNNNNNNNNNNNNNNNNTTTCCACTGCATATTTTTACACATTATTGTTTTGAATATTACAAGAAATTATTTGTCTTTAGAATGCTATTATCCGCCCAAGAAATACTGGGATTTATAGCAGTTTTTGGTCCAAAATAATTTGGTCTTAGGTTTAAATTAGGTGTCAGAGCGTTTGCATTGAGTTAGCTAAAATAGATTGCTATTTAAAAGCCTACAATCAATTAGTCATCCCCACACTAAAATTAAGTTGagataaaaggaaaatttaGAGAGCCAcgtaactcaatttaaaagtttttttttttaaatttaaaaaaaatctctccctctcactttttctctctttctcttaataaaaaaaaataaagaaaaatatttaaatagtattaAGGGTGATAACTGATACGTACCTGCCAACAAACCGAAAGGGAATGAATATCAGTTACTGAGACGGTCGACAAGATTTGGGACAGCTAGCTTGTTTCCTTATTAACGGTCGGCTGGGACAGTGAATAATGATATCTTATGTGTACGTAAGTTGAAATCAAAGCTGAGATTTATAGATGTTTTCTGTCCAGAATAATTGGGACTTCAGGTTcaatatatcatttaaaatttgcatGTTTAGAGGCTTTGTTACGGAATCCAAATCTCAAGCACATATATTTCCCCAAAACTGAAAGCAAGAAATAAAGAGAAGAGTTATCAAATACATTGGCGCAAACTTCTTCATATATGCTTCTTGTAATTGAAGTGAGCTTTATCCTATATTAAGTTAAACTTATTTAATGTAGAAAGATGATACATTTCCCCAAAACTGAAGGCAAGgaataattaaagagaaaagttATCAAATAAACTGCAGGCCACCTTTGAGAACGTCATtattagaaaaatgttatactACAACAACTTAATGGCAAGCGTTAGCATGTAATTGAAaggtactaattttttttttttttttttagtaacatgCTAATGACATACTAACACGTACGTATATATCACAAGTGCTACAAAGAATGATATTTTCTGCCATTTTATTATAAACGtcatagattttatttttattgttgtttcttTACAAAacgctagtaaaaaaaaattggcatatATGCAAATGTGTcacttataaaacaaaaaacaaaaatgtcactaaagggtaactcaatcgactgGGGACCAAGCCTCATAAAGCAGAGGTCgctagtctttttttttttctttttttttttccttttacatgtccgcacaagagagggAAGGAGGGATTCGAaatagtgacctccgctttattaggcgtggtcccagccgattgagctacctcttgggccGGGGTTACTAATCTTTAGTATAACTAGAATATCATCTTTTCACTTTATCCTTCTTGTATCTTCCAACCTTCTCTTTACTCTCATAATCAAGGCgttattttgaaaagtgtttgaaTTTACAAAACCATACCTTCAATTAATCCTTAGAAATCATAAAAACGTACATTCGAGATCTTAGACTAGTTATTTCACGTTGTCACCAAACATTCACGttcaaattactttttacttgGATATAGCAAGTACCTTGTCAGAgctctgatctctctctctctctctctcttttgctgAGAGAGAGCTACTAAAAACCTCGGGTTTTCTTCCATCTCCTTGGTGAGAAAAGCCACCTCCTTTGTGAGGTTCCTCTGGGGAGGAGATATGGAGTTCTTCTCCATTGTCCTCCATcttctctgtttctttttttttgttcttgtttattttattttattttatttttggtgatttttgTTGTTCTGCTTTCTAACTAGACCAGGAGCTCTTACCTCCTTCATACTCTCCTCTTAGCCTCCGTATACTTTAGTAGATTTATCCTTCAGTGGAGACCTCTGTAACCGAATTTATGTTGATGTCTCTCTCTTTTACAGTTCTCGATTGACTCGGACTCTAACAATGCTTCTTCCACTTCAACCTCCTCCTGGTGATTGTTGTGGTTTCCAAGTGTGGGTTCAAATAAGTTCACGTAAATATGTGTCATTTTTGCTTCTATTACCGCTACATGCGGCCATATTGAGAGGACGGGGACAATAAATGGAACCCACCATAAAAGAGATTCAAAATATAACTTATCTTGACAATAAATAGAACCCACCATTCCATATTCATAGTGAATATCTTATCTATTCAATGCTAACCATAATgatctcccaaaaaaaaaaaaaaaacaattctatCCATAATGAGTATGAGGATCGgaactcaaaaacaaaattctcttTTGGTCCTATCTAATGAACTTTCAGTTGTATgaagtttcatattttattatggaGAAACCTCCCTGAATTAACAACCATGAAACAAGACCCTTCGATCAATGATTATCTTTCTTCATTGCCACTTATAAATTAGTAGCAATAAACAATACACAATGATTTTTGTCTTCCCACAGACTACATCAGACCGATTTGTGTTAATGGGACTGCATCGAATCTCGttcaaaaggaaagaatttCACGGTTATAATCATTTCCCTTTTCAAATGAGAGGAAGCAACAACTCCAATTACCATTCCAGCCAACAAAGTCAAgatgtattttgaaaatttcaagaaTGACTACCATCCTTGACAGAGGGTTTCAAATAGGGGTCGTCCCTGTAAGTTGAATACAACGGAAGATCAAGAGCTCTCTCTGCTATATATTCTCCCGTCCTCGTGAATCTTTGCAACCAGGCCCTCAAGGGATGGAAAGTTGGCCTATTACAATTCACACACCAACGTTCAGCATGAGTGGAAGAACAACAGGATTATGGGTTCGTTTGGATTTGTAGTTTCAAAATGTGTGATTCaaaaaataacttcaaaatatgcaatataaaaacgcaatttttacaAATGTAGTTAGCATTTTTAAaccgtaattttttttaaaacgcactttcaaacaatatatttttcgCAATGTcgtttaaaatcgcatttttgACATTGCCAAATCGAAAAGCCAAATGGACTAGCAAGGGGACAAAAGATTGCAAAAAAGTAattgtatataatatatgtcaCCTCAGGTCGTATATTACCAACTACAACAAGACCCAAATCCTCACCATGCATAGAAATCTTCAGCAAAGTCATGAAGCAATCATGGCTCCTGCATTATAAAAAACTAGAGTTAaccaggaaaaagaaaaaaaggaaaaaagaaatttagaaGCTACAATTTGTGTCTCGTTACGTAcactcattatatatatatatatatatatatatatatatatatatatatagtatttttNNNNNNNNNNNNNNNNNNNNNNNNNNNNNNNNNNNNNNNNNNNNNNNNNNNNNNNNNNNNNNNNNNNNNNNNNNNNNNNNNNNNNNNNNNNNNNNNNNNNtttaaaaaatattttcaaaaacaatttttaatttttttaatttttaacaaactattaatataaaaatctattaattttaatattagcTATTCAACTGTactgaaaatcaattttctaactttttaaaaaatattttatattaacctataaaatctaatttttattcaaaatataaaaatattaatataaaataatttatgtttgattgCTAAAATTCGACAAAAACAATCAACCATCTAAAAATGTCCATACATCAATATTACGAATATTCCATATCTAGGAAGATTGATATATATGAAAGGGCAAGTACATTACTCTCAtcttgcttgaaaaaaaaaaaaaaataccatgaattctaaaattcaacctcaaatattacaatattttgGCCAAAGAACTAATATCGTAATACTCTCCTAGAtctaatatcttttaaaattacaagcCCAACAGCATGAACAGATGCAACTGTGGTCGTAACTGTCGAAAGAATTGTTTCATCCATctacaaacaacataaaaataagtaataagcaataaatcatatatGCATTGTTTCTCTGTGACAAATGAttaataaattccaaaaaatttaataaatctaTTGCCGGTTCTACCACATCAAACGGAAGAATAACTTTTCATTGGACTTCGTCCCCCTAACATGAATTCTACAAATCTAGATTAAaaataaccaagtaataaacgAATGCCAATAAACACAGGAATTATAGTGTGGCAGAAGTCCAACTTGGAATTCTAGAACAAATTGTAATACCTGTGTCAACACTATCTACCATAAGCTACAGTGGCAAAAACACCTTAAGAGGGGCACAGAGCTGTATATTTCATAGTATGTGCAAGCAAAGAAAGCTACAAAAAAATGTTTGgtgaaaaagaagaggagaatATTCTGCTCGACCATTAAAACCCATGATTTAACCAAGGCATGGTCAATTCAATCACTTTCATGAAAATTCTTATGAGGCAAAAGGCAAAAACAGGCCTAAGAAGCAGAGGATACAAGGTCATCcacgaaagaaaagaaaaaaatacagagAATTGAACATAAATCTAAGGCATGAACTTGATCAGTTCATAATTTTGGCATCAAAGAACTACTGATATGTAAATGATACCCGACTTTAGTAGAAACAGAAAATTTTCCTCAGTTAACAGATAGGGAAATAAGCCCAACTACTTGATATTAGGATATTTTTGAACAATCACAGtatcaaaccctaaacccaaaagaACCCTCAATCAGTTTCTGAAGATAAAATGCCCCATTACGTCAAAAgcacaaacaagtaaaatggTAATCTATCTAACCATTAAATCTCATTTGAATGATTAATAAGTAATAAGCAATAAATCATttgaattaattgattaatgtctttgcaatatttttcttaaaggaaAAAATCTCTTTAAGCTTCTCATttgaattaattgattaatgtcTTCGCAATATTTCAGAAAACTGAggccaatttgaatttttctatgTAGAGATTAATCTTGGCATGTGGAGGTAACAACTACCATATTCTAggcttgaaaataaaaaataaaaaataataataatgccctttcaaaaaaattaagcagATTCCAATCATCTCTCCAAGGTGGCCGGTTCCTTCAAATCTAAGAACCCAATGGGGTACCCTTGTTTCTGTGTTTGTAATCGAGCTATAGTTATAAGCTTTTTCTTGTACACCTACCCATGTAATAAATAAGATCTAATAATTAATACCCAAAAAACCAATTGCCCTCTTGGTTCAAGTGTAGTAGTGTGAGGATCATCTTTCAATAAACCCTCCTCCAATTAGTATTAATtgtagttttaattaatttcatatatatatatatatatatatatatatatatatatatatatatatatatagtcaattcACATAAGTTTGTGTCTctgaatattttattgtgttgcCAACTCATATTTCTACTTAAAAACACTTAAGAAAAGAGTATCTCTAAAGCATATTAGAAATCCTACGGGTCTCGGATTCCAATTAAATCCAAAAAGAGGCAATCTCATCCCACACTCCTATAGCTTAATTCCCCATACAACACAGACAAACAATAAAGGACAGGATGAGACAAGttgatttctttgtttattttccaCTCTCATACTCTCAATTTCCCTCTATCCCCAACTTACAACCATTTTGGGCAACCAGATAACTTGgtcatattttaagaaaaaagcaGGGCATGAATTTTCAGCTAAATACTTTGCAAGAAATAGAGGCATTTACTTTGCAGAAAGAAGCTTAACTAGTAATGGGTTTTAGTTATTACATGCAATGAAGTCAAGCAAGCAAAGCAAAAATCAGGAAGTCCTCAAAACACAAAGAATATAGACAAGTCCTCAAAACACTTGCAGCACCCAACAACCAACCTAAcaacatccaaaaaaaaaatcccagatTCTCAATCTTCTGAGAATTGGACAGAAACCCTCCTATGAAAATCAAAACAtctacaaacaaacaaaaactaacCTAAACAGCTCAACTctacaacacaacacaacacaaaacctGCTAAGAGCAAAAAACTATTCCTCTCCCACTAGCTTCAGTAGCCGATGCTGGAGAAAGAGCACAACCTCCACCCAGCCTCACAACAGCAGCCAAAGCAGCAGCAAATCAACAGGACATTCAACCACAGTTTGAAAAATACAACAATGCCATGCCAGAATTCTGATGACAGTAAAACGAAAATCCAAGACTACATGAATGCTGATGAcagtaaaacaaaaatccaaccaAGACCTCACATAGCAAAACACCAAGCAAAGAGCCAAGAGCCACCGAAAATCCCCCCAATCTGCGATCACACAACcataaaatcaaaaggaaacaaaaacccaTTCGGTTGAGGTTCATCTcaaagacaaacaaacaaagaccTGTCCCGGGtgagtcccgggcaggtcccgggcaggtctcggacgggtcccggtcaagtcccagtcaACTCCCTGGCAAGTCTTAGGTGGGTCCCGGCGAAGTCCCGGGAGGGTCCCGGGTGAGTCCTGGGTAGGTCCCTGgcgagtcctggtcaagtcccgggtgggtcccagTTAGGTCCAGGGagggtcccgagcaggtcctaggcgggtcccggtcaggtcccagtCAACTCACGGGCAGGTCCCAGGTGGGTCTCAGTGAAGTCCCGGGAGGGTCCCGAtaaagtcccgggtgggtcctggttaggtcccgggcgggtcctgaTCAGGTCTggggcaggtcccgggcgggtctcgaTCAGGTCCCAGTCAActcccaggcaggtcccgggcgggtcccggtgaagtcccgggcaggtcccgagcgggtcccgatcaagtcctgggcaggtcccggtcaagtcccgacgaAGTTCTGGGCAGGTCTTGGCAAtgtccatcgatttaagaatgagatgctcatagtcgaaaaatggtttacggttttcaaaaccggaaactattttccgaaaattaaagaagaatttttggtcaaaaggaaaatattttccgttgaccactattttacgtcgaagtaaacaccgtaaaatacggaaatcattttctgaaaaccattttacgtcgaagtaaacagagCCTTAGTTAAACTTAGCTGCGGAGCCAAGATATACTAGTGTTTTCATATACATTAATTACAAACGACTCCATTCCTACCGGAAGGAAATAAAGATACAGAAAAAATCTTATACACatcctccaaattttttttttaaaaaaataaaaataaaaagccattGGATTGACCAGTTTATTCAGTTTAGTCAATCGAAATCATTTTTTGAcatgacatgtccgcacaagagggggagggggccggagattcgaactagtgacatccgattcattaggcgtggtcgtagccgattgagctacctcttgaggacaatCATGGATCGAAATCACTCGGACTGTCAGATTGAACTCCCTCTTGGAGACTGTGAATCGAAATCTTTGAAACTTGTGTAGCAGTATATTGGAAGTGATCTCCAATGCCAAGATGAGCCATTAATAACCAGACAAATGTGATAAGCTCTCCTCCTTTGCTTAGTTGAGCAACATGAGTATTGGACCTGCAATGGCTTGCAGCATAAGACAACATTTCCACCCACACTTCACTCATTACACCCCATCCCTTTTTGTACTCCAAATTTCTTAGCTCTTTTGCGAGAATACATGCATCGAACAACACAGATTTGCTTATGTCTCCCTTCAGACTAGCAGGTTCCAAATCAGTATTTACTTCAAGGATTCTAGTACAAGCCTGTTTATGTTCTTGATCTTGTTCTTGTCGTAGGTCGACCTTTTTGTCGAAGAATCTTTTGGCCTCGGCACAAGTATCGCGGAATCTTATTTGGCCAATACCTGCTACAGCAGACATCATAGTAGGCTGCATAACTAGAAGATATAACATATAATCCGAAAGGATTTTACAAAATTCACGACGATTACGAGTGTCTTCATCACTCTCATGGATTGTATGGTCATGATAGCAGAGATCTGTAGCAATATGCCATAATATAAGACTCTGATCAAAACCAACGTCGACAATATAATGCATCAACTTGCTGCTACCCTCCGTAGtccaatcattattttgtagaacCCATTCCCCTCGGGCTGAACATATTCTCTTCGCAGTGTCAGGTGACTCAGGTTCATCTGCGAGATCGGATTTCTTTTTCAGCTGAACAAAGATGAAATCCCATagctttttttcaaatggtttcTTGGACACATATGTAATCTTATCATAGAAATCCTTCAAGTTGAAGAGAGAAAAACACATACGACAAAAACTAGCAAAGTGACTACGATTCTGTTTTGTACCTTCCTCCAGACAATAATGTATCAAGTTGTATTGATTTAGAGATTCAGACCACCTCCGAAATAGGATTTGTCTAGCCCGTCCCAAGCAACTCATTGATTCTATATCTTCCCCCCAGTTTATCTTCTTGAGATGGAGAAAGTATCTGAAGAGAGGGAGGAAGCATCTGAAGAGAGGGAGGAAGCATATGTTTATTCCTTTCCATCTTTTATTGCTGGTGTGAGTAAATGTATACACCTGCTGGGTGTAAGCAACAGCAACAGTCCAATCAGAGAAAGCCAGCATAAAGAGAGCAATTGTATCCAAGGCTATGGCACCAAAGAGCAAGGTATAGGTAATTCCAACGTCAATCTTGCCAAAACCATGCTTATCTAATGAATAGAAGGTTGAAAGAGCTGCAACAATCGCACAACTGGATATAAACCGGGCAAAGTATCCAAATATTGAACGTATCACGACAACCTTCGTATAGAGAACTGTATAGAAGAAGTTGAGTTCAACTGCTACGACTTTCAAAGCAACCTCTGCGGTTCTCTGACCGAAAAAATCTCGGCTCTGCCAATGGTCACGGGTACTAAAGATGTGATCCACAATGAGACCCTTGAAGATTTCGAAGAATTGATAAGCATGTTGCACCTCCGCAATAGCATCGAGATCGCTTTGATGGGAGGTCATGGCTCTTTCAGGTGCCTCCTCGATCCAAATATTAGGTTCGCGGTTGTCCTTTTTTATTGCAGAGTATTTCTCCATATACTCTGCATAGTCAGGCCCTGGGTCAGGCGCTTTAAGCATGGATTTCCGAAATGTATTCAGGTTTGCTTGAAATAAAGCATATGTTCGCTCACCATACTTGATGGTTCCAACAACAAACAGAAGGAGAGTAGGGACCCATAACTTGTTACTGGGAAGGGATTGGCCAAAGACAATAATAGCAGTGACAACCTGGCTTAGGAGTCCAACTAAGTGCCTTAGCCAGAGAGCATTATCCTCCATAGCAAAAGCAGTTACGGTATCTGGACCACCAAGGTGTAACAAAAGAAAGGGAGCCCAAAACACCCGAATGTCAGCATGATCATCAAATTTTTGAGTATATTTTTGACGGCTGGAAATAAGTCCCAATGCAAAGATAGCAGCCCAATCGGCCAGCAAGTAAGCTAGCCAAATCAGCGAGATTACGATCATATTTCCTGTGCGTTTTCTAAATGGTGCAAACAGAATTAGAATGATCTGTAGTGAGAGACTGAACAGAACGAAACCTTGGATACTCCATTCATCATACAGCTTCTTGATTGAGTTAGACATATCCTTCAATTCCCTTGGTTGTTTAATTTTCTTACTCCTTAATTTCTTTCACCCTGTTGAAGAGCTAGAACTTCGAGTGTTAGGTCCTATTTGGTAGACGAAatgactattttattaaaaaaaaaaagaataattattattGAGAATGAAAGAATGtaaaatggaataattatttataACATTCCTTAGTTTAGTGAGAATACATATACTCTAATTATAATGACTATTGAcaagaatgaaaaatattttacaccaaaacaaatggagccttatGAGCCTAATcgtaacaaacatatataacaaaataaaataataataatacttttttaaaaaaattgaaagtattcTTTTATAGCCCACCACATAACCCAAATTTTTAGGTTTCATGGAAAAACTAATATGTGTCATGGACGAGACAAAATTTGTAAGACAATAGAACTATTATGCATTACAATCGCATTACTTCGAGAACTTTATGAACAAACTataaacacaattaattaaattattcgGATTATAGTTGaactatatagtcttatacctatTGCTCGAtatgacccgaacccgataCTAGAGCTAGCAATCTTTTAAACAACCCGCGAACCTGACATGAATCTAACAAAAGATTAGAGAGTTTGAATTAAGAAGTTTGACCTGTTTTACCTTGATAATTGTTCTAGAAGCAAATGGAGCActtactaataataataataataagttttaGCGGACTAAGAAATGTTAGAAACTGGGCCTGCATGCCATGTACGGTTTAAGTCGACATAAATTAAGGTGTTCACTGTTCAGCATGTNNNNNNNNNNNNNNNNNNNNNNNNNNNNNNNNNNNNNNNNNNNNNNNNNNNNNNNNNNNNNNNNNNNNNNNNNNNNNNNNNNNNNNNNNNNNNNNNNNNNAAAAAAATTAAGGTGTTTAGTAATTTatcacaaataaataattattt
Coding sequences within it:
- the LOC132169912 gene encoding uncharacterized protein LOC132169912, producing the protein MSNSIKKLYDEWSIQGFVLFSLSLQIILILFAPFRKRTGNMIVISLIWLAYLLADWAAIFALGLISSRQKYTQKFDDHADIRVFWAPFLLLHLGGPDTVTAFAMEDNALWLRHLVGLLSQVVTAIIVFGQSLPSNKLWVPTLLLFVVGTIKYGERTYALFQANLNTFRKSMLKAPDPGPDYAEYMEKYSAIKKDNREPNIWIEEAPERAMTSHQSDLDAIAEVQHAYQFFEIFKGLIVDHIFSTRDHWQSRDFFGQRTAEVALKVVAVELNFFYTVLYTKVVVIRSIFGYFARFISSCAIVAALSTFYSLDKHGFGKIDVGITYTLLFGAIALDTIALFMLAFSDWTVAVAYTQQVYTFTHTSNKRWKGINICFLPLFRCFLPLFRYFLHLKKINWGEDIESMSCLGRARQILFRRWSESLNQYNLIHYCLEEGTKQNRSHFASFCRMCFSLFNLKDFYDKITYVSKKPFEKKLWDFIFVQLKKKSDLADEPESPDTAKRICSARGEWVLQNNDWTTEGSSKLMHYIVDVGFDQSLILWHIATDLCYHDHTIHESDEDTRNRREFCKILSDYMLYLLVMQPTMMSAVAGIGQIRFRDTCAEAKRFFDKKVDLRQEQDQEHKQACTRILEVNTDLEPASLKGDISKSVLFDACILAKELRNLEYKKGWGVMSEVWVEMLSYAASHCRSNTHVAQLSKGGELITFVWLLMAHLGIGDHFQYTATQVSKISIHSLQEGVQSDSPSDFDP